ATGTAGTGCTATATTGCACTTTGGTACGTTAAAAAACAGCGTAAAAATCACTTTTTTTGCTTTTAACGCCCCTTTTTAAGGTAACTTTATATTTTTGTATAAATAAGGTTTAAAACAAACAACATGAAACTAAACAAAAAGGCTACCCTTGCAACACTTGCCATAGTGCTTGGAGCAACGGTATGTAATGGACAAACTAAAAGCAGCAAGCAAACTAAGCCCGGTATAAATTTATCGTATATGGATACATCTGTAAAACCAAGCGAAGATTTTTTCCGTTTCGTAAATGGTAAATGGCTGGATAACACAGAGATTCCTGGCGATAAAACCCGTTGGGGTAGTTTTGATGAGTTGCGTGAGCAAACCAACCATGATGCACTTGTCATACTTAAAGAGGCAGCTGCTGATAAAACATTAAATCCAAATTCAGACCAAGGTAAGGCAGCAAGCTTGTACCGCGCTATTATGGATACTGTGGCACGAAACCAAAAAGGGATTGAACCATTAGAACCCTATTTGGTTAAAATAGACAGGGTTAGAAACTTATCTGACTTGCAAAAGCTAATAACCGAAATGGAAGTTGTAGGGGGTATAGGGTTTTTTAACTCGGGCGTAGGCGCAGATGCTAAAGATAGTAACCGTAATGCGGTATATATAATGCCTGGGTCTTTGGGATTACCCGATAGGGATTATTATGTGTCTGACGATAAAGATTCGCAAGAAAAGCGCGATAAATACATAATGCATGTAGCTCACATGTTACGCTATGTAGGGTATAACAAGACTACTGCAGAAAAAGCGGCAAAAAGTATTCTTGAGTTTGAAACCGCAATGGCAACGCCACGACTGGACAGAGTAGAGCGCAGAGATAGCAGAAAAACGTACAACCCTATGTCAGTCGCACAGCTACAAGAACTTATGCCAGTAATCAACTGGAACAGCTACCTATCGGGTATTGGTATTACTAAAGTAGATACCGTTATTGTTTCGCAGCCTAAGTATATGGATAGGTTAGCGGGGTTACTAAATGAGAATAAAGTTGACGATTGGAAGCACTACATGAAATGGACTTTACTGAATAGTTCAACAAGTCAGTTAACTACTAATATTGAAACTGACAATTGGAGATTTTACAGCCAAACCCTTCGCGGCGCACTTAAAGAGGAAAAGCGCGAAATTAATGCACTACGTACTATAAACGGTACCGTAGGAGAA
The Flavobacterium litorale genome window above contains:
- a CDS encoding M13 family metallopeptidase: MKLNKKATLATLAIVLGATVCNGQTKSSKQTKPGINLSYMDTSVKPSEDFFRFVNGKWLDNTEIPGDKTRWGSFDELREQTNHDALVILKEAAADKTLNPNSDQGKAASLYRAIMDTVARNQKGIEPLEPYLVKIDRVRNLSDLQKLITEMEVVGGIGFFNSGVGADAKDSNRNAVYIMPGSLGLPDRDYYVSDDKDSQEKRDKYIMHVAHMLRYVGYNKTTAEKAAKSILEFETAMATPRLDRVERRDSRKTYNPMSVAQLQELMPVINWNSYLSGIGITKVDTVIVSQPKYMDRLAGLLNENKVDDWKHYMKWTLLNSSTSQLTTNIETDNWRFYSQTLRGALKEEKREINALRTINGTVGEALGKLYVAKKFPAEAKQKAESMIANVMLAFENRINKLPWMAKSTRKNAIEKLRKLRIKIGYPDKWKDYSALTITSPEAGGDLFTNMKNIARFNHNKDMAKLHRPVNKDEWYMAPQIVNAYFNPSYNEIVFPAAILQPPFYDYKADEAVNYGGIGAVIGHEISHGFDDSGSRYNADGNLVNWWSNEDLEKFTGLGGALASQYSQLQPLPGTYVDGEFTLGENIGDLGGVNAAYDGLQIYLEKNGRPGLIDGYTPEQRFFISWATIWRTKMRDEAIKNQVKTDPHSPAMYRAYVPLQNVDAFYEAFDIKKGDGMYINPEERVKIW